The following are from one region of the Vicugna pacos chromosome 9, VicPac4, whole genome shotgun sequence genome:
- the LOC102541666 gene encoding large ribosomal subunit protein uL15-like has translation MPSRLRKTRKLRGHVSHGHSCIGKHRKHPGSPGNAGSMHHHHRISFNKYHSGYFGKVGMRHYHLKRNQSFCPTVNLDKLWTLVSEQTRVNAAKNKTGAAPIIDVVRSGYYKVLGKGKLPKQPVIVKAKFFSRRAEEKIKGVGGTCVLVA, from the coding sequence ATGCCATCCAGACTAAGGAAGACCCGGAAACTTAGGGGCCACGTGAGCCACGGCCACAGCTGCATCGGCAAACACCGGAAGCATCCGGGAAGCCCGGGTAATGCTGGTAGCATGCATCACCACCACAGGATCAGCTTCAACAAATATCACTCAGGATACTTTGGGAAAGTTGGTATGAGGCATTACCACTTAAAGAGGAACCAAAGCTTCTGCCCAACTGTCAACCTTGATAAATTATGGACCTTGGTCAGTGAGCAGACACGGGTAAATGCTGCCAAGAACAAGACTGGAGCTGCTCCTATCATTGATGTGGTGCGATCGGGCTACTACAAAGTTCTGGGGAAGGGAAAGCTCCCTAAACAGCCTGTCATTGTGAAGGCCAAATTCTTCAGCAGAAGAGCTGAGGAGAAGATTAAGGGTGTGGGTGGCACCTGTGTCCTGGTAGCTTGA